In a genomic window of Streptomyces koelreuteriae:
- a CDS encoding aminoglycoside phosphotransferase codes for MPEVAVADAEVREVLGVPAGKAVFEPLPHNPYNGVTAGVWRVTGGDRSAVVKVLTRTKETSVAWSASNDPRHWNFWRREAYVYRSGLAQVWQRHGIRAPRLLACVDRPDGDVALWLEDVPGEAATTWPLARHIEHAHRLGAAQGATGAGEDQPWLSRSFLRDYVSGRTANHDLLDDDEAWRHPLVREHFPAGLRADMVRLHQDREWFLTVMESLPRTFSHLDQWPANVRSDGPDSVLFDWAFAGEGALGEDLGNYLPDSVFDLFVPAADLPGLAKAAYDAYVHGLRESGWHGDERLVRLGVCASAVKYDWLTALMLARADDEQTDYGGAGTVPAALRYRERGLTLAFLADWAAEARLLAPRVGFPEPPSGR; via the coding sequence ATGCCCGAGGTCGCTGTCGCTGATGCCGAAGTACGTGAGGTCCTGGGAGTCCCGGCCGGGAAGGCGGTGTTCGAACCGCTCCCGCACAACCCGTACAACGGCGTCACGGCCGGGGTGTGGAGGGTCACCGGAGGCGACCGCTCGGCCGTCGTGAAGGTGCTGACGCGCACGAAGGAGACCAGCGTCGCCTGGTCCGCCTCCAACGACCCCCGGCACTGGAACTTCTGGCGCCGCGAGGCCTACGTCTACCGCTCCGGGCTCGCCCAGGTCTGGCAGCGGCACGGCATCCGCGCGCCCCGGCTGCTGGCCTGCGTCGACCGCCCCGACGGCGATGTGGCGCTGTGGCTGGAGGACGTACCGGGTGAAGCGGCGACGACCTGGCCGCTCGCCCGGCACATCGAGCACGCCCACCGGCTCGGCGCCGCGCAGGGCGCGACGGGAGCGGGGGAGGACCAGCCGTGGCTGTCCCGGTCCTTCCTGCGCGACTACGTCTCAGGGAGGACGGCGAACCACGACCTCCTCGACGACGACGAGGCCTGGCGGCACCCCCTGGTCCGGGAGCACTTCCCGGCGGGCCTACGCGCCGACATGGTCCGCCTCCACCAGGACCGCGAGTGGTTCCTCACGGTCATGGAGTCCCTGCCCCGCACCTTCTCCCACCTCGACCAGTGGCCGGCCAACGTCCGCTCCGACGGCCCCGACAGCGTCCTGTTCGACTGGGCGTTCGCCGGCGAAGGAGCGCTCGGCGAGGACCTCGGCAACTACCTCCCCGACTCCGTCTTCGACCTCTTCGTCCCCGCCGCCGACCTCCCCGGCCTGGCCAAGGCGGCCTACGACGCCTATGTGCACGGCCTGCGCGAGAGCGGCTGGCACGGCGACGAACGACTCGTACGGCTCGGCGTGTGCGCCTCCGCCGTGAAGTACGACTGGCTCACCGCGCTGATGCTGGCCCGGGCCGACGACGAGCAGACGGACTACGGCGGCGCGGGCACCGTCCCCGCCGCACTCCGCTACCGCGAACGCGGCCTGACCCTCGCCTTCCTCGCCGACTGGGCGGCCGAGGCCCGGCTGCTGGCTCCCCGAGTCGGCTTTCCCGAGCCGCCCAGCGGACGCTGA
- a CDS encoding amino acid permease — protein sequence MTVPSPTEAAEPAEPATPAAPAPRRTFGLAAATALVMGNIIGGGIFALPATVAPYGTISLLAFVVLSVGAVALALLFGKLARRSPVTGGLYVYPRDAFGEFAGFLSAWSYWTMCWVSIAALAVAVVGYVDVLIPLHGNHALQAVVALAALWLPAAANFAGTRWVGTVQVVSTILKFVPLLLLATIGLFFVDTDNFGPFNASGQSVSGALAASAALLLYSFLGVESAAVSAGEVRDPERTVGRASVLGTLASALVYILGTIAVFGLVPHDRLVDSGAPFADAVNAITGSSWGGTAIALVAVASITGCLNGWILMAAQMPYAAARDGLFPAPFAKLGKGGVPGFGVWACAVLGTLLIGLNYTAGPDTTFRVLVLITTFTGCVPYLLSAAAQLYWLARGSRERVRPAGLTRDLIVAALSFGFSFWLIAGAGYAAVYQGVLFLFAGIPVYVWLRGRKDTAEASA from the coding sequence ATGACCGTCCCCAGCCCCACCGAGGCCGCCGAGCCCGCCGAACCGGCCACCCCGGCGGCCCCCGCTCCCCGCCGCACCTTCGGCCTCGCGGCCGCCACGGCACTCGTCATGGGCAACATCATCGGCGGCGGCATCTTCGCCCTGCCCGCCACCGTCGCCCCCTATGGCACGATCAGCCTGCTCGCCTTCGTCGTGCTCTCGGTGGGGGCCGTGGCGCTCGCGCTGCTCTTCGGCAAGCTGGCCCGGCGCAGCCCGGTCACCGGCGGTCTCTACGTCTACCCGCGCGACGCGTTCGGCGAGTTCGCCGGGTTCCTGTCGGCCTGGTCGTACTGGACGATGTGCTGGGTCAGCATCGCCGCCCTGGCCGTCGCGGTCGTCGGCTACGTCGACGTCCTGATACCCCTGCACGGCAACCACGCCCTGCAGGCCGTCGTCGCCCTGGCCGCCCTCTGGCTGCCCGCCGCCGCCAACTTCGCGGGCACGCGCTGGGTCGGCACGGTGCAGGTCGTCTCGACGATCCTGAAGTTCGTACCGCTCCTGCTGCTCGCCACGATCGGGCTGTTCTTCGTCGACACGGACAACTTCGGCCCGTTCAACGCCTCCGGCCAGAGCGTCTCGGGGGCGCTGGCCGCCTCCGCCGCGCTGCTGCTGTACAGCTTCCTCGGGGTGGAGTCGGCCGCCGTCAGCGCGGGCGAGGTCCGCGACCCGGAGCGCACGGTCGGCCGGGCGAGCGTCCTCGGCACCCTGGCCTCGGCCCTGGTCTACATCCTCGGCACGATCGCCGTCTTCGGCCTCGTCCCGCACGACCGGCTCGTCGACTCCGGCGCCCCCTTCGCCGACGCCGTCAACGCCATCACCGGCAGCTCCTGGGGCGGCACCGCCATCGCCCTGGTCGCCGTCGCCTCGATCACCGGCTGCCTCAACGGCTGGATCCTCATGGCCGCGCAGATGCCGTACGCCGCCGCCCGCGACGGTCTCTTCCCCGCGCCGTTCGCGAAGCTCGGCAAGGGCGGTGTCCCCGGCTTCGGCGTGTGGGCCTGCGCGGTCCTCGGCACGCTCCTCATCGGCCTCAACTACACGGCCGGCCCGGACACCACCTTCCGCGTCCTCGTCCTGATCACCACGTTCACCGGCTGTGTGCCGTATCTGCTCTCGGCGGCGGCCCAGCTCTACTGGCTGGCCCGGGGCTCGCGCGAGCGCGTCCGCCCCGCGGGTCTCACCCGCGACCTGATCGTGGCGGCCCTCTCCTTCGGCTTCTCCTTCTGGCTGATCGCGGGCGCCGGGTACGCGGCCGTCTACCAGGGTGTGCTGTTCCTGTTCGCCGGGATTCCGGTGTACGTGTGGCTGCGCGGACGCAAGGACACGGCGGAGGCGTCGGCATAG
- the mmuM gene encoding homocysteine S-methyltransferase, giving the protein MTSTITLAEALAAGTVVLDGGMSNQLESAGHDLSDELWSARLLAEQPEAITEAHLAYFRAGADVAITSSYQATFEGFAKRGIGHDRAAELMALSVESAREAARRARVSRPLWVAASAGPYGAMLADGSEYRGRYGLTIDELERFHRPRLEVLAAARPDVLALETVPDADEAAALLRAVRGLGVPAWLTYSVAGGRTHAGQSLEEAFALAADADEVIAVGVNCCAPEDVDAAASTAARVTGKPVVVYPNSGETWDAGARAWTGRSRFTADQVTGWQQAGARLIGGCCRVGPEAISGIAGTLGAA; this is encoded by the coding sequence ATGACGAGCACCATCACCCTCGCCGAAGCCCTCGCCGCCGGGACGGTCGTCCTCGACGGCGGCATGTCCAATCAGCTCGAATCCGCCGGGCACGACCTGAGCGACGAGCTGTGGTCGGCGCGGCTGCTCGCCGAACAGCCGGAGGCGATCACCGAGGCGCACCTGGCCTACTTCCGGGCGGGCGCGGACGTGGCGATCACCTCCAGCTACCAGGCCACCTTCGAGGGCTTCGCCAAGCGCGGGATCGGCCACGACCGGGCGGCCGAACTCATGGCGCTCAGCGTGGAGTCGGCGCGGGAGGCGGCTCGCCGGGCGCGCGTCTCGCGGCCCCTGTGGGTGGCGGCCTCGGCGGGGCCCTACGGCGCGATGCTCGCGGACGGCTCGGAGTACCGGGGCCGCTACGGGCTCACGATCGACGAACTGGAGCGTTTCCACCGCCCGCGTCTGGAGGTGCTGGCGGCGGCCCGCCCGGACGTCCTCGCCTTGGAGACGGTCCCCGACGCCGACGAGGCCGCGGCGCTGCTGCGGGCGGTGCGCGGGCTCGGGGTGCCGGCCTGGCTGACGTACTCCGTCGCCGGTGGCCGCACGCATGCCGGGCAGTCGCTGGAGGAGGCCTTCGCCCTGGCCGCCGACGCGGACGAGGTCATCGCCGTCGGTGTGAACTGCTGCGCGCCCGAGGACGTGGACGCCGCCGCCTCGACCGCGGCCCGGGTCACCGGCAAGCCGGTGGTCGTCTACCCCAACAGCGGCGAGACCTGGGACGCCGGGGCCCGCGCCTGGACCGGACGATCCCGGTTCACCGCGGACCAGGTGACGGGCTGGCAGCAGGCGGGTGCCCGGCTGATCGGCGGGTGCTGCCGGGTGGGGCCGGAGGCGATCTCGGGGATCGCGGGGACGCTGGGCGCGGCGTAG
- a CDS encoding LacI family DNA-binding transcriptional regulator translates to MTRKSGDASRSTIRDVALRAGVSASTVSRVLGGVYPVSAATRGSVLRAVRDLDYVADARAKAIAGVGTPTLAFVLEDITGPSFAHMAHGVEREATRLGHLCLVCSTEGDVRHELEFVEMMRAQRAAAVILVGGSADTPEYRERTHRMADSLASAGSRLVLCGRPPLDPGAPVTVIEYDNEGGAYTLVAHVLAQGHRRVLFLGGRADHTTALGRERGYLAAHRARGLTPDESLVLHGDFTRDAGHRLMRQALQDDLDFTAVVAATDMVAAGALTALHEAGLSVPGDVSLAGYDDIPFARDLHPALTTVHVPYEELGRLAVRTALEHTPGGADEHLLLGTHVVVRDSVGPPPAR, encoded by the coding sequence ATGACGAGGAAGAGCGGGGACGCGAGCCGCAGCACCATCCGGGACGTGGCGCTGCGCGCGGGCGTCTCGGCGTCGACGGTGTCCCGGGTGCTCGGCGGTGTGTATCCGGTGAGCGCGGCGACCCGCGGGAGCGTGCTGCGGGCGGTCCGTGACCTGGACTATGTGGCCGACGCGCGGGCGAAGGCGATCGCCGGTGTCGGCACGCCCACCCTCGCCTTCGTGCTGGAGGACATCACCGGCCCGTCGTTCGCGCACATGGCCCACGGCGTGGAGCGCGAGGCGACCCGGCTCGGCCATCTCTGCCTGGTGTGCAGCACGGAGGGCGATGTCCGGCACGAGTTGGAGTTCGTCGAGATGATGCGCGCCCAGCGGGCCGCCGCGGTGATCCTGGTCGGCGGCAGCGCCGACACCCCCGAGTACCGCGAACGCACCCACCGCATGGCGGACTCCCTGGCCTCGGCCGGTTCGCGCCTGGTGCTGTGCGGCCGGCCGCCGCTGGACCCCGGGGCCCCGGTGACGGTCATCGAGTACGACAACGAGGGCGGCGCCTACACCCTGGTCGCCCATGTGCTCGCGCAGGGGCATCGCCGGGTGCTGTTCCTCGGTGGCCGGGCGGACCACACCACGGCCCTGGGCCGTGAACGCGGCTACCTCGCCGCGCACCGGGCCCGGGGCCTCACCCCCGACGAGTCCCTCGTCCTGCACGGCGACTTCACACGCGACGCGGGCCACCGCCTGATGCGGCAGGCGCTCCAGGACGACCTCGACTTCACGGCCGTCGTGGCCGCCACGGACATGGTCGCGGCGGGCGCCCTCACCGCCCTGCACGAGGCCGGTCTGTCCGTCCCGGGCGATGTCTCCCTCGCCGGCTACGACGACATCCCCTTCGCCCGCGATCTGCATCCCGCCCTGACGACGGTCCACGTCCCCTACGAGGAACTGGGCCGTCTCGCCGTCCGCACGGCCCTCGAACACACCCCGGGCGGCGCGGACGAGCACCTGCTGCTGGGCACGCACGTGGTGGTGCGGGACTCGGTGGGACCGCCCCCGGCCCGGTGA
- a CDS encoding WD40 repeat domain-containing protein, which yields MAEDPMLPSAVRALLHRLPPGTDTWDLIDPLTGKGQPLWGFLTDCVARDDKATLRQVLTDRTPLHDVLDEAPAYTRIEEPADAPLVVGEPAAARALRAYAALGLVLVGDADDAGHHLRIGTSWLARSAAAARANGPETAEWTAPDDSRHGERLASLLASDSVDDSVRTHLALVLLALDGALPKPLRGPGLTVLAERGSIGARFDLRLDLVRGLPSGLLPDPRVMSGFLGDEGFRSALEDAWRIARPAKPKGAVLWSLRGGDGPVDHVGDSSFGAAFAVLLSELGRTRGNPLGPLRLSRVNPRTSVVGAMSAENTRVIQSVTGYRAKLSVVEDGERVVVPERDERQVRDLGGGASVVGAATVEEAAKAARRLDVRAASRLVAGVLATGLVASLVAWGFASGESERNNRRAVAAGLAAKAVGMRGSEPRTAGLLALAGYRIDPGNKDAENAIQEVLETNRNTVRSWKADRTVSVLAVDDAGHRAYTSGIADTIQVWDTGSGRKLAEVKGRASGLVRGVESGILAAHDGRDVRLFDASGDKPEELGTVKAPSCTGAYSEIVGMGFTDNGSGLTTVWDDGAVSEIEPASRTVTGCTRLRDVAGKTLLGRLPTTNRLAMSADVVPSYAGPGGGADQVVLLLTTNEVVSVNLRTKKAATVLPAEDVPGGASLVQASQDVVTVATSGGVLAWDRARKRSTYPLGGLSTRPTAMELEANDVVIAGPGGTAVIPVQSSPDGASAPLSVPSGGRTVAAVRAGDGTVVTAGEGRVTVLGNTPVHRALPPAQPSTGSVFGPGNILLLTDFRTNASYGAYSIDLDSVPETISAVGASYEHVTDYPASGSYINALALSDKFVAAVGQSRGIGTVTLWKRDGTYLRQLDMSPEEDKKRTELPERIVSQVDFVPHHGLLVARHVSGDVGVWQTGTWRRLGTIDLAAGTSDMAIHGRTGVFTEGEGDEARLVMVDLVTRRKLRSVAAPGVVRVTYSRDGSRLVTLDMTSGTVRLLDGRKLTALGDPLRMPEGELAVDSAISPDGRLVATAMGDRVLVHNLDSGQQSMPPLRDVNGTDVVQVKWSPDGTYLAGASLPPQREHKQPGAVNIWKMTEGSLEKRLCDWTDGGLSRDEWEKHVDESVSYIELCEDVKE from the coding sequence GTGGCCGAAGACCCCATGCTCCCCTCCGCGGTCCGCGCACTGCTGCACCGCCTGCCGCCCGGGACCGACACCTGGGATCTCATCGACCCCCTCACCGGCAAGGGCCAGCCGCTGTGGGGCTTCCTCACCGACTGCGTCGCGAGGGACGACAAGGCGACGCTCCGTCAAGTCCTGACCGACCGGACGCCGTTGCACGACGTCCTCGACGAGGCCCCCGCCTACACCCGAATAGAAGAACCCGCGGACGCTCCCCTCGTCGTGGGCGAACCGGCCGCCGCGCGCGCGTTACGGGCCTACGCCGCCCTCGGGCTCGTCCTCGTCGGGGACGCCGACGACGCCGGGCACCATCTGCGCATCGGCACGTCCTGGCTGGCGCGCAGCGCCGCCGCCGCGCGGGCGAACGGCCCGGAGACGGCGGAGTGGACCGCGCCGGACGACTCGCGACACGGCGAGCGACTGGCCTCGCTGCTCGCCTCGGACAGCGTGGACGACTCGGTCCGGACGCATCTCGCCCTCGTACTGCTCGCTCTCGACGGGGCGCTGCCCAAGCCGCTGCGCGGGCCGGGCCTGACGGTGCTCGCCGAACGGGGCAGTATCGGAGCGCGTTTCGATCTCCGGCTGGACCTGGTCCGCGGGCTGCCCTCCGGGCTGCTGCCGGATCCGCGTGTCATGTCGGGGTTCCTCGGCGATGAGGGATTCCGCAGTGCGCTGGAGGACGCCTGGCGGATCGCCCGCCCGGCGAAACCGAAAGGCGCCGTGCTGTGGTCGCTGCGGGGCGGGGACGGCCCCGTGGACCACGTCGGCGACTCCTCCTTCGGCGCGGCCTTCGCCGTCCTGCTGTCGGAACTCGGCAGGACCCGGGGCAACCCGCTCGGGCCGCTGCGGCTGAGCAGGGTCAATCCCCGTACGTCCGTGGTCGGGGCGATGTCCGCCGAGAACACCCGCGTCATCCAGTCCGTGACCGGGTACCGGGCCAAGCTCAGCGTGGTGGAGGACGGCGAACGCGTCGTCGTACCGGAACGGGACGAGCGGCAGGTCCGTGACCTCGGCGGCGGGGCGAGTGTCGTCGGCGCGGCCACCGTCGAGGAGGCCGCCAAGGCCGCCCGGCGGCTGGACGTGCGCGCGGCCTCACGGCTGGTGGCCGGGGTGCTGGCGACCGGCCTCGTCGCCTCCCTCGTGGCGTGGGGCTTCGCCAGCGGCGAGAGCGAGCGGAACAACCGCCGGGCGGTGGCGGCCGGACTCGCCGCGAAGGCGGTCGGCATGCGCGGCAGCGAACCGCGCACGGCAGGTCTGCTGGCCCTCGCCGGGTACCGGATCGACCCCGGGAACAAGGACGCCGAGAACGCGATCCAGGAGGTCCTGGAGACCAACCGCAACACCGTGCGCAGCTGGAAGGCCGACCGGACCGTCAGCGTCCTGGCCGTCGACGACGCCGGGCACCGGGCGTACACCTCGGGCATCGCCGACACGATCCAGGTGTGGGACACCGGGTCGGGGCGGAAGCTGGCCGAGGTGAAGGGGCGGGCGTCCGGTCTCGTCCGGGGCGTGGAATCGGGCATCCTCGCGGCCCATGACGGCAGGGACGTGAGGCTGTTCGATGCCTCCGGCGACAAGCCCGAGGAGCTGGGGACGGTGAAGGCGCCGTCCTGTACCGGTGCCTACAGCGAGATCGTGGGGATGGGCTTCACCGACAACGGGTCAGGGCTCACCACCGTCTGGGACGACGGCGCCGTCAGCGAGATCGAACCCGCCAGCCGCACGGTGACCGGCTGTACGCGGCTCAGGGATGTCGCGGGAAAGACGCTGCTCGGACGGCTGCCGACGACGAACCGGCTGGCGATGAGCGCGGATGTCGTGCCCTCCTATGCCGGCCCCGGCGGCGGCGCGGACCAAGTGGTCCTGCTGCTCACCACGAACGAGGTGGTGTCGGTGAACCTCCGCACGAAGAAGGCGGCCACAGTCCTGCCCGCCGAGGACGTCCCCGGCGGCGCCTCACTGGTCCAGGCGTCGCAGGACGTGGTGACGGTGGCCACCAGTGGCGGAGTCCTGGCCTGGGACCGCGCCCGCAAGCGCAGCACCTATCCCCTGGGCGGGCTGTCCACCCGGCCCACGGCGATGGAGCTGGAAGCCAACGACGTCGTGATCGCCGGGCCGGGCGGCACGGCCGTGATTCCCGTGCAGTCCTCCCCCGACGGCGCCTCCGCGCCGCTGTCCGTGCCGAGCGGCGGGCGCACCGTCGCCGCGGTACGGGCCGGTGACGGCACGGTCGTGACGGCGGGAGAGGGCCGTGTCACCGTGCTCGGCAACACCCCGGTGCACCGCGCCCTGCCCCCCGCGCAGCCGTCCACGGGCTCTGTCTTCGGCCCCGGAAACATCCTGCTGCTCACCGACTTCAGGACGAACGCCTCCTACGGTGCCTACTCGATCGACCTCGACTCCGTGCCCGAGACGATCAGCGCCGTGGGAGCCTCCTACGAGCACGTCACCGATTACCCCGCCTCGGGCTCGTACATCAACGCCCTCGCGCTGTCCGACAAGTTCGTGGCCGCCGTCGGCCAGAGCCGGGGCATCGGGACGGTGACCTTGTGGAAGCGGGACGGCACCTATCTCCGGCAACTCGACATGTCCCCCGAGGAGGACAAAAAGCGCACAGAGCTTCCCGAACGCATCGTCTCCCAGGTCGACTTCGTACCGCATCACGGCCTGCTGGTGGCTCGGCACGTCAGCGGAGACGTGGGGGTCTGGCAGACCGGGACCTGGCGGCGCCTGGGCACGATCGACCTGGCGGCAGGGACCTCGGACATGGCGATCCACGGCAGGACCGGTGTCTTCACCGAGGGCGAGGGGGACGAGGCCCGGCTCGTCATGGTGGACCTCGTCACCCGCCGGAAGCTGCGCTCGGTCGCCGCCCCCGGCGTCGTGCGGGTGACGTACTCACGGGACGGCTCGCGGCTCGTCACCCTCGACATGACCAGCGGCACCGTACGGCTGCTGGACGGCAGGAAACTGACCGCGCTGGGCGACCCCCTGCGCATGCCCGAGGGTGAACTCGCCGTCGACAGCGCGATCTCGCCGGACGGCCGGCTGGTGGCGACGGCGATGGGAGACCGCGTCCTCGTCCACAACCTCGACTCCGGGCAGCAGTCGATGCCGCCGCTGCGCGACGTCAACGGCACCGACGTGGTGCAGGTGAAATGGTCACCGGACGGTACCTATCTCGCCGGGGCCTCCCTGCCTCCGCAGCGCGAGCACAAGCAGCCGGGCGCCGTCAACATCTGGAAGATGACCGAGGGTTCCCTCGAGAAGCGCCTGTGCGACTGGACCGACGGCGGTCTGTCGCGCGACGAGTGGGAGAAGCACGTGGACGAGTCCGTGTCGTACATCGAGCTGTGCGAGGACGTGAAGGAGTGA
- a CDS encoding TolB-like translocation protein — protein sequence MKRLGAGVRRAAALVAAAALLGAGCDVPGGGDDASDDGNGPNAAHGAPVLAFVRPVAREIVLADAAGRTWRGAKLTAGADDVRWSPDGSALAWIDDENDSPDGRRLHRLDIASGRERTTPCACRGVGFLGDAAATVNTSGEALLLYTADGRVRRAQLSTPVSAYARVAAGGRDAVTIADLLPEEKAGRGQFQMLAVDRSGTVRPFRPAGTPTAFSEGVQSPDGRRIGWSSHDSGGACWNVGSVRVAAYGQKGREEPERPADVAMTRALLEDRLHVTGLAWAGEGLTATFGPMTGCQAVPPERFVSYYLRDGAWRYIGSGMLAVGYGAKGRAARLLAPERPRPENPDELYHPPLGDLEFTDGDGERRVIGTRVSSFVFTSAESAGAAVPKAAPQPARTGVARTTDRGEPVPAHLRALAQRIRDAAEDDDVAALRALCDHCDDETRAALRTAEGRRDLVRLLSSHPGLKEHSIVFPGLAAHRCVDHPGQDITCTAAQIHDIALLDIPEADQDTYEGTVYEADFEQRLHLRTGSGGKALWVGRWAP from the coding sequence GTGAAGCGGCTCGGCGCGGGGGTGAGACGGGCGGCGGCCCTGGTGGCGGCGGCCGCGCTGCTGGGCGCGGGCTGTGACGTGCCGGGCGGCGGGGACGACGCGTCGGACGACGGGAACGGGCCGAACGCCGCGCACGGTGCGCCGGTGCTCGCCTTCGTCCGGCCGGTGGCCCGGGAGATCGTCCTGGCGGACGCGGCCGGCCGGACCTGGCGCGGCGCGAAACTGACCGCCGGGGCGGACGATGTCCGCTGGTCCCCCGACGGCTCCGCCCTGGCCTGGATCGACGACGAGAACGACAGCCCCGACGGACGGCGCCTGCACCGCCTCGACATCGCCTCGGGGCGCGAACGGACAACACCCTGCGCCTGCCGGGGAGTCGGCTTCCTCGGTGACGCCGCGGCCACGGTGAACACCAGCGGCGAGGCGCTGCTGCTGTACACCGCCGACGGGCGGGTCCGGCGCGCACAGCTCAGCACCCCGGTGTCGGCCTACGCCCGGGTCGCCGCCGGCGGCCGGGACGCCGTGACGATCGCCGACCTGCTGCCCGAGGAGAAGGCGGGCCGCGGCCAGTTCCAGATGCTCGCGGTCGACCGGTCCGGAACGGTCCGCCCGTTCCGGCCGGCCGGGACGCCCACGGCGTTCAGCGAGGGCGTGCAGTCCCCCGACGGGCGGCGCATCGGCTGGTCCTCGCACGACTCCGGCGGAGCCTGCTGGAACGTCGGGAGCGTGCGCGTCGCGGCCTACGGGCAGAAGGGCCGCGAGGAGCCCGAGCGTCCCGCCGACGTCGCGATGACCCGCGCCCTGCTGGAGGACCGGCTGCACGTGACCGGTCTCGCCTGGGCGGGCGAGGGCCTCACCGCGACGTTCGGGCCGATGACGGGATGCCAGGCCGTGCCGCCCGAGCGCTTCGTGTCGTACTACCTGCGCGACGGCGCGTGGCGCTACATCGGCTCGGGCATGCTCGCGGTCGGCTACGGCGCGAAGGGCCGTGCCGCGCGGCTCCTGGCGCCCGAGCGGCCCCGGCCCGAGAATCCCGACGAGTTGTATCATCCGCCCCTCGGCGATCTGGAGTTCACGGACGGGGACGGTGAGCGCCGGGTCATCGGTACCCGGGTGTCGTCGTTCGTGTTCACCTCGGCGGAGAGCGCCGGGGCAGCCGTACCCAAGGCGGCACCCCAGCCCGCACGGACCGGTGTGGCGAGGACGACCGACCGCGGGGAGCCGGTCCCGGCCCATCTGCGGGCGCTCGCGCAGCGCATCAGGGACGCGGCCGAGGACGACGACGTGGCGGCGCTGCGGGCGCTGTGCGACCACTGCGACGACGAGACCCGGGCGGCCCTGCGGACCGCCGAGGGCCGCCGCGACCTGGTGCGGCTCCTCAGCAGCCACCCGGGGCTCAAGGAGCACAGCATCGTGTTCCCGGGGCTCGCGGCCCACCGCTGCGTCGACCACCCCGGGCAGGACATCACCTGCACCGCCGCGCAGATCCACGACATCGCGCTGCTGGACATTCCCGAGGCGGACCAGGACACCTACGAGGGCACCGTGTACGAGGCGGATTTCGAGCAGCGGCTGCACCTGCGGACGGGTTCGGGCGGCAAGGCGCTGTGGGTGGGGAGGTGGGCGCCGTGA
- a CDS encoding tRNA nucleotidyltransferase/poly(A) polymerase family protein, with the protein MTCADEIEGPEQEGADSAAAEAADCLCGRGCPPYAPGPEAVESRASNGPVMAGDVLRGERVVGFSYAQPPDGRLPEARDDRLLTEADHQPDAPPQRPVPTVRPPGPGDERLPHDRLPARAVVPAARRSRCLPAAVDDLLADGSAPWGRVFDPIARTVREAGHELWLSGGAPRELVAGNGREAVRDLDLTGTAPAGRFAELARRTLEEDGETYELRARVSPDTLVCTVYRDGGPTPLIEYRGLGLGGFRFPATGTDLVADSLQRDFTVNCVLYDFERHLVLDPSERGLPHLSAPGRALVPVSASGDPLVRAALAVRAVKFLVRWQTDGPVDTRELRAWTDEFPEDLADHVRERGDQAWDRLLALHHECLGGVPAQRQTAVASTLGAGVERLLKTLLGSAE; encoded by the coding sequence GTGACGTGCGCCGACGAGATCGAGGGCCCGGAGCAGGAAGGCGCGGATTCGGCGGCGGCGGAGGCGGCGGACTGCCTCTGCGGCCGCGGCTGTCCGCCGTACGCACCCGGCCCCGAGGCGGTGGAGTCACGTGCCTCGAACGGGCCGGTGATGGCGGGGGACGTACTGCGCGGGGAGCGCGTCGTCGGCTTCTCCTACGCGCAGCCGCCCGACGGTCGCCTGCCCGAGGCACGGGACGACCGGCTGCTGACCGAGGCCGATCACCAGCCGGACGCGCCTCCGCAACGGCCCGTGCCCACGGTCAGGCCCCCGGGGCCGGGCGACGAACGGCTCCCCCACGACCGGCTGCCGGCGCGGGCCGTGGTGCCCGCCGCCCGGCGCTCCCGGTGTCTGCCGGCGGCGGTGGACGACCTGCTGGCCGACGGCTCCGCGCCCTGGGGGCGGGTCTTCGACCCCATCGCCCGGACCGTACGGGAGGCCGGGCACGAGCTCTGGCTGAGCGGTGGGGCGCCCCGGGAACTGGTGGCGGGCAACGGCCGTGAGGCGGTCCGGGATCTGGATCTGACGGGCACCGCGCCGGCGGGCCGCTTCGCGGAGCTGGCACGCCGGACCCTGGAGGAGGACGGCGAGACCTACGAGCTGCGGGCCCGCGTGAGCCCCGACACCCTGGTCTGCACCGTCTACCGCGACGGCGGGCCCACCCCGCTCATCGAGTACCGGGGCCTCGGGCTCGGCGGCTTCCGCTTCCCGGCCACCGGCACCGACCTCGTCGCCGACAGCCTGCAACGGGACTTCACCGTCAACTGCGTCCTCTACGACTTCGAGCGGCACCTCGTCCTCGACCCGAGCGAGCGCGGCCTGCCGCATCTGTCGGCACCGGGGCGCGCCCTCGTCCCCGTCAGCGCCTCGGGCGACCCGCTGGTGCGGGCCGCTCTGGCGGTGCGGGCGGTGAAGTTCCTCGTACGCTGGCAGACCGACGGTCCGGTGGACACGCGCGAACTGCGCGCGTGGACCGACGAGTTCCCCGAGGACTTGGCCGACCACGTCCGGGAGCGAGGAGACCAGGCATGGGACCGGCTGCTGGCCCTGCACCACGAATGCCTGGGCGGCGTCCCCGCGCAGCGTCAGACGGCGGTGGCGAGCACGCTGGGAGCGGGCGTGGAGCGACTGCTGAAGACGCTGCTGGGGAGCGCCGAATGA